The following coding sequences lie in one Allochromatium vinosum DSM 180 genomic window:
- a CDS encoding DUF4347 domain-containing protein: MANPSATSANLYFIAGDLSDLDTLLAGLPTEAEVHLLDPETDGLAQILAALEGRSGLNAIHVVSHGDSGRVDLGNLVLDGAVLDERAEDLVTLGEHLSEDGDILLYGCNVAEGESGAAFVARLAELTGADVAASENFTGTSVLGADWTLEFQTGPIESVTLAIPAYDTVLGTDSQLPSGLASAPYTWGSYTFQTKYDGEITDSDPENPLRAGNKWDRYILNGVEAGTTVYVYMGNSSTVDDYLQVARGGSIVTQDDDRGDGERSYDAFVTWVYQPGDEIRATTYSPGYRGTYSIYIGTNNPSAPPPQPEDIGSNPVPTPTAPTFTDSYSNIGTVVDTSTNDTSFSNLTGTLTATDSTPTGTLSFSGGGTQTYGALSVATNGSFTFTPNAAAINTLAAGATASHNFTVSVSDGSLSSSKTLTVSFSGVNDLPSVTGDAVMPGILEDAGNTNALNPGTTVANLFGARFSDVDTGASFKGIYIVSNAATAGEGVWRYSVDNGASWSDVTNGTTLLSTYKLQFVPTANYNGTPGALTIRVIDNNDGQSTNTATVSVAVAPVNDPPTFTSSQGAATLTETVNWDDAVASSKVEIDSGALSGTLTANDIEDGTSGIQFGIRGGTSSVGTVTKDGFYGTLTLDTSTSNWTYTPTNFVAINALAQGASVTESFEFRVTDQDGASTTQTLTITLTGTNDAPILDAEISDQSFSGSGSWSFQVPADTFSDAEGLGLTYSVEVVSDASGNTLLNDGVLANQIPGLSFDPSSRTFSGDPTTDGTYYIKVTATDSDGVTASDVFQLDLSNVGNQPPYVANPIAPVVVADIPEQFSVEFSSALGGSELSFDGQTIPLGTGQTGAQVASAVVSAGDTTNYTVALKGGSPETVIFTAKSDGDVTDSTYNDLVGAGTYAGSPAISKVQDGITGSPESFVLNLVNNDGTERTLTFDGTTVTISADVLTTGGTIADLFVTADSESGFANWSVTKVSETEVRFTHINNGDQLDISLDDFSGTYKDLALLPPSISGTVDGSSGQPEIFEVTYGTGLSGSTLIFDDVTATAGTALTAEQVAQAVVDAGNTSNWSVALDGSDPSKVVYTSLNQGDQTDPQDTDFTGSYNTDGGGTLILAKLADGAGWSYQVPLTTFADPENNALTYSAELDGTPLVDSQALSFDSGTRIFSGDGSSLPPGVITIIAHDAISGGAATAVVPLTLSTTDAGVSAGAAIPEETWTGAGEHSFQIPADAFSYADGDSDGSSLSYSATLDNDDPLPSWLHFDGDTATFSGNPPAGAAGSLNLKVTANDTTGAPSSAVQTFTLTIADPNDAPVVTTHLEDQSHNGTAGWSLNVGTLFSDPDGNADGTPTTAGLTYGAEVSDGAGGWTSTLPTWLSFDGNTGVFNGNPPAGTPYLNLRVTGTDPGGASTSTSFILDLAAAADGATAVNTPGTLATPSDNNGGNIQLGDILSAPVPTDADGVPGTVNYQWQVSADGSTWSDIAGATAATFTVTQSVSSQQIRAQAFYTDGGGYAESPVSNALTIPTFNLPGSVTIAGSLAPGQILTATISDGNGLTRATPTYTWYRGDSEGAKTTVVGNLSAYTLTNADGNKYITVEVSYTDDEGTPETVTGTRSTAVTLGAMPPVAGDDAATAIEASGVANATPGTNPTGNLFQNDTDANSGDTKTLTAIRRGESEGSGAVGTTDSGEYLYSVAGQYGTLRVKANGDYIYEVNQSNYFVESLNTSDSLTDAFNYTVTDGAGFSDTAVLRVTIQGADDALTVSSLPERFEMLEDVPAYLPPAFSITDVDSPDQNITVTFITSAGSLSATSGEGVTVTGSGTGTLTLTGALSSLGPWLQTPERILYSSVLDVNGTGAASIEFLTNDGGGDVSRGTIQVDITAVNDAPDGADAHRVTLEDTPYIFSAADFGFTDTPDEVSGGSSAHILLSVVLTTLPANGKLQLDGVDVEAGDEISVSDITAGKLAFVPTTDENNASTPGDDYTSFTFQVRDDGGVDNSGVDLDPTPNTLTLAVTPVNDAPVLTNAVESQPTLTTIDEDTIDSPGHRISDLVRAVDGTNPAGVTGQSVVTDVDFTTQASADDEAWDHGIAIYGLTNAGPALGLGGVWEFSTDDGASWIPIDTGQINGGDTALLLRSSDKIRFVPDEDNATEAGIDYYLWDGLVAGVADQQGTYADVAVRGGTTNYSTASDSARITITPLNDAPILDLNGTAVGTGYQALFKPRGVEVAVVASDMTITDVDLPDTIVSATVALTAGALDNLFGTIYETLSAPLGAFNAPSGAILNIVANSDNTELTISGTGTQGDYVAALKTVTYDNANPSPITGDRTVTISVTDGALTEPGNPLTTTSITTVAVPWVPVIDLNGSSDTSENRDFSIGYTEGSAGVPIANPTATITDQDGNLDSVTLTLNNPLNGAAEYLYLDANQLALLPSYGLQITGNGTHEITFSSLSGSPDRDATTFQHFLRGVKYINEAAATDSSGLRTVTVSAVDDDGYDSVNATTTITLTQVNDVPTGADQTIEIAENAIYTFQTADFGFSDVNDIPPDDLAFVQITRLPDAGTGSLTLDGAPVALDQFISASDIAAGRFVFSPIGDAIAAPKASGYASFAFRVQDDGGTANGGIDLALSANTLTFDVLAVNDASVLDGEAIALTTMDENALGNTGQTVSDLLGGANDVDPGALSGVAIYDASNAGPGGGTWQYRIDGGTWTAFPVVSEGAALLLKATDEVRFLPDGDNGTTASFDYYAWDQSAGSAGTTADVSTTRGGTSAFSLDGARASIEVTDVNDAPTLDLDDDGSGTGFTAIFRPRGDAVAVVDDDLVIADVDTGDTLSGATLTLAGIRDAGFETLSSSLGESYAGSLGTLTISGNGTETLTISGAGTHAEYATLLQSVRYLNSNPSATAGDRQVTISVTDSAVTEPGQARSASAVTTIQTPWTPVIDLNGPGGAGRHHSVSYTEGQGALAIATADSTITDQDGNIAHLTVTLRDGAPTGGTTESLGIAASLISTLAGLGITTTQTNAWTLEFDGPKDVSYYQLALRGVRYTNTSEAPAGTATVTVTPTDAGTGALVGVGATTTINFIGVNDAPTGSVTLDGTPAELQTLTANTSALGDLDGLTGASYAYQWQVSANGGTSWSDLSGATGASHALDDTLGGRQVRVQVSYTDDAGFTNTVASAGQAITNVRDSFRLTEGPDTYDGRANPIAQVIEALGGNDTVQGGAGDDRLYGQDGDDSLNGQYGDDVLDGGAGNDRLTGGPGTDTVLGGDGDDWLGGGFGNDRQEGGDGNDVFAGNPSGDDVLDGGAGEDRADYSESSDAVRVDLRQSGPQWISTASGTDTLISIEQLTGSAYADTLTGNTAANRLAGGEGDDTLSGQEGDDWLDGGAGNDRLTGGPGTDTVLGGDGDDWLGGGFGNDRQEGGAGNDVFAGNPSGDDVLDGGAGEDRADYSESSDAVRVDLRQSGPQWISTASGTDTLISIEQLTGSAYADTLTGNTAANRLAGGEGDDTLSGQEGDDWLDGGAGNDRLTGGPGTDTVLGGDGDDWLGGGFGNDRQEGGDGNDVFAGNPSGDDVLDGGAGEDRADYSESSDAVRVDLRQSGPQWISTYSGTDTLISIEQLTGSAYADTLTGNTAANRLAGGEGDDTLSGQEGDDWLDGGAGNDWLGGGSGTDILTGGTGVDTFVFDTVPTISNIDVITDFNHAEDVIALSSAVFTAFTGHEGERVGQNANLFYNNFSGTLYYDADGSQPGSAVAFAILGQDTHPVTFDTVLIIA; this comes from the coding sequence TGGCTGCGCTGGAAGGACGCTCGGGATTGAACGCCATCCATGTCGTCAGCCATGGCGACTCGGGGCGGGTGGATCTTGGGAATCTGGTGCTCGATGGCGCGGTGCTCGATGAGCGCGCCGAAGATCTGGTCACGCTCGGCGAACATCTAAGCGAGGACGGCGACATCCTGCTCTATGGCTGTAACGTCGCTGAGGGCGAAAGCGGTGCGGCCTTCGTCGCGCGACTGGCCGAACTGACTGGGGCGGATGTGGCGGCGTCGGAGAATTTTACCGGCACCAGTGTGCTCGGTGCTGATTGGACATTGGAATTTCAAACCGGTCCCATTGAAAGTGTCACCCTAGCGATCCCTGCGTACGACACCGTGCTTGGTACTGACTCGCAGCTTCCATCAGGTCTGGCCTCGGCTCCCTATACATGGGGGAGCTATACCTTCCAGACCAAATACGACGGCGAGATCACCGATAGCGACCCAGAGAACCCGCTGCGTGCGGGTAATAAATGGGACAGGTACATTCTCAATGGCGTCGAGGCGGGCACGACCGTCTATGTCTACATGGGCAACTCGTCGACGGTAGATGACTACCTACAAGTGGCCCGAGGCGGAAGCATCGTGACCCAAGACGATGACCGCGGCGACGGTGAACGCAGTTACGACGCCTTCGTTACCTGGGTCTACCAACCCGGCGACGAAATCCGCGCGACCACTTATTCACCGGGCTATCGTGGAACCTACTCCATCTATATCGGCACCAATAACCCCAGCGCGCCACCGCCCCAGCCGGAAGATATCGGCAGCAATCCGGTTCCCACTCCGACCGCACCCACGTTTACCGATAGCTACAGCAACATCGGTACCGTCGTCGACACCTCCACAAACGATACGTCGTTCTCGAATCTCACCGGCACACTCACGGCGACCGACAGCACGCCGACTGGCACGCTCAGTTTCTCCGGCGGCGGCACTCAAACCTATGGCGCCCTGAGCGTCGCGACCAACGGCAGTTTCACCTTCACACCGAACGCGGCCGCCATCAACACCCTGGCGGCCGGCGCCACGGCCAGCCACAACTTCACAGTCTCGGTCTCGGACGGCAGCCTGAGCAGCAGCAAGACCCTGACCGTTTCCTTCAGTGGCGTCAACGACTTGCCGAGCGTCACAGGCGATGCGGTCATGCCCGGCATCTTGGAGGATGCGGGTAACACCAACGCGCTCAATCCTGGGACTACGGTCGCCAATCTGTTTGGTGCACGCTTCAGCGATGTCGATACCGGCGCCAGCTTCAAGGGCATCTATATCGTCAGCAATGCCGCGACCGCTGGTGAAGGGGTGTGGCGTTATTCAGTGGACAATGGCGCAAGCTGGTCTGATGTCACCAACGGCACGACGTTGCTGTCTACCTATAAGCTCCAATTCGTTCCAACCGCCAACTACAACGGCACTCCAGGCGCGCTGACCATTCGTGTCATCGATAATAATGATGGGCAATCGACTAATACCGCAACCGTTTCGGTCGCGGTCGCGCCTGTAAACGACCCGCCGACCTTTACCAGCTCTCAAGGTGCGGCGACCCTGACCGAGACAGTGAACTGGGACGATGCAGTTGCTTCCAGCAAGGTCGAAATCGACAGTGGCGCACTCAGCGGCACGCTCACCGCCAACGACATCGAGGACGGCACCTCTGGCATCCAGTTCGGTATTCGCGGTGGCACGAGCAGTGTTGGCACCGTCACCAAGGATGGTTTCTATGGCACCCTCACGCTAGACACCAGCACCAGCAACTGGACCTATACGCCCACCAACTTCGTTGCCATCAATGCCCTGGCCCAGGGGGCGAGCGTCACCGAGAGCTTCGAGTTCCGGGTGACTGATCAGGATGGAGCGTCCACGACCCAGACGCTGACCATCACGCTCACCGGCACCAATGACGCGCCCATACTCGATGCGGAGATCAGTGACCAGAGCTTCAGTGGCTCAGGAAGCTGGAGCTTTCAGGTACCCGCCGATACCTTCAGCGATGCGGAAGGGTTGGGGCTGACGTATAGCGTGGAGGTCGTGAGCGACGCGAGCGGAAATACGCTACTCAACGACGGCGTACTCGCGAACCAGATTCCGGGCCTGTCATTCGATCCGTCATCGCGCACCTTCAGTGGCGATCCCACCACCGACGGTACCTATTACATCAAGGTCACGGCCACGGATTCTGATGGCGTGACAGCCAGCGATGTCTTTCAGCTCGATCTGAGCAATGTCGGTAATCAACCGCCCTATGTCGCCAATCCCATCGCCCCCGTGGTGGTGGCGGACATCCCCGAGCAGTTCAGCGTCGAATTCAGCTCGGCGCTGGGTGGCTCGGAACTCAGCTTTGATGGCCAGACGATTCCGTTGGGCACCGGCCAGACCGGTGCGCAGGTGGCCTCGGCCGTTGTCAGCGCCGGTGATACGACCAATTACACCGTGGCACTCAAGGGCGGCAGCCCAGAGACTGTCATCTTCACCGCCAAGAGCGACGGCGACGTAACCGATTCGACCTACAACGATCTAGTCGGCGCTGGTACCTATGCCGGTTCCCCTGCAATCAGCAAGGTTCAGGACGGTATTACTGGCTCTCCCGAGAGCTTCGTGCTCAATTTGGTCAATAACGACGGTACCGAGCGGACGCTGACCTTTGACGGTACTACGGTCACTATTTCGGCCGATGTGTTAACCACAGGCGGTACGATCGCCGATCTTTTTGTGACAGCAGATAGTGAAAGCGGTTTTGCAAACTGGAGCGTCACAAAGGTCAGCGAGACCGAAGTCAGATTTACACATATCAATAATGGGGATCAACTCGACATCTCGCTCGACGATTTCAGCGGCACCTATAAGGACTTGGCACTACTCCCGCCCTCGATTTCGGGCACCGTCGACGGCAGTAGCGGCCAACCTGAAATCTTCGAAGTCACTTATGGGACTGGTCTCAGCGGTTCCACCTTGATTTTCGACGACGTGACAGCGACCGCTGGCACGGCCCTCACAGCCGAGCAAGTCGCTCAAGCTGTCGTCGATGCCGGCAATACCTCGAACTGGAGCGTGGCGCTCGATGGCTCTGATCCGAGCAAGGTCGTCTATACCTCGCTCAACCAGGGTGATCAAACTGATCCGCAAGACACTGATTTCACCGGCAGCTACAACACCGATGGCGGCGGTACACTCATTCTCGCCAAACTCGCGGATGGCGCCGGCTGGAGTTATCAGGTTCCACTCACGACCTTCGCCGATCCCGAGAACAACGCTCTCACGTATTCGGCAGAATTGGATGGCACCCCGCTCGTTGACAGTCAGGCTCTGTCCTTCGACAGCGGCACGCGCATCTTCTCGGGCGATGGCTCCTCCTTACCGCCTGGTGTGATCACCATCATCGCTCACGATGCCATCTCGGGCGGCGCCGCGACGGCCGTGGTTCCACTCACACTCAGCACCACGGATGCCGGCGTCTCGGCTGGAGCCGCCATTCCCGAAGAAACCTGGACCGGCGCGGGCGAGCACAGTTTTCAGATCCCAGCCGATGCTTTCTCGTATGCCGATGGAGACAGTGACGGCAGTTCACTGAGCTACAGCGCGACCCTGGACAATGATGACCCCTTGCCGTCCTGGCTCCACTTCGATGGAGACACCGCCACCTTCAGCGGCAATCCCCCGGCGGGCGCCGCCGGCTCACTGAACCTCAAGGTCACCGCCAACGACACCACCGGCGCCCCCTCGAGCGCCGTACAGACCTTCACGCTAACCATCGCCGATCCCAACGATGCCCCGGTGGTCACAACCCACCTGGAGGATCAGAGCCACAACGGCACGGCCGGCTGGAGCCTGAATGTCGGCACCCTCTTCAGTGATCCGGATGGTAATGCGGACGGAACACCGACTACAGCCGGTCTCACCTATGGTGCCGAGGTCAGCGATGGGGCGGGCGGTTGGACGAGCACACTGCCCACTTGGCTCAGCTTCGACGGTAACACCGGCGTCTTCAACGGCAACCCGCCCGCCGGCACGCCCTATCTGAATCTACGTGTCACGGGTACAGATCCAGGCGGCGCCAGCACATCCACCAGCTTCATCCTGGATCTGGCGGCGGCCGCCGATGGCGCCACCGCAGTCAATACACCCGGCACGCTCGCCACCCCCAGTGACAACAACGGCGGCAACATCCAACTCGGCGATATCCTGAGCGCTCCGGTGCCAACCGATGCCGATGGCGTTCCTGGCACGGTGAACTACCAGTGGCAGGTCAGCGCCGATGGCAGCACCTGGAGCGATATCGCGGGCGCCACGGCCGCCACGTTCACAGTCACTCAGAGCGTATCCAGCCAACAGATCCGCGCTCAGGCTTTCTATACAGACGGCGGCGGCTATGCCGAATCGCCCGTCTCCAACGCACTGACCATCCCAACCTTCAACCTGCCCGGCTCGGTCACGATTGCAGGTTCGTTGGCACCTGGCCAGATCCTGACCGCCACCATCAGCGATGGTAACGGGTTGACCAGAGCGACACCGACCTATACCTGGTATCGCGGCGACAGCGAGGGAGCCAAGACCACGGTCGTTGGCAACCTCAGTGCCTATACACTCACCAACGCCGATGGCAACAAGTACATCACGGTCGAGGTCAGCTATACCGACGACGAGGGCACGCCGGAAACCGTGACTGGAACACGGAGCACAGCCGTGACACTGGGCGCCATGCCGCCTGTCGCCGGCGATGATGCAGCCACCGCCATCGAGGCCAGTGGCGTCGCCAACGCAACGCCTGGAACCAACCCGACCGGCAATCTGTTCCAGAACGATACCGATGCAAACAGCGGTGACACCAAAACTCTAACGGCGATTCGACGTGGCGAGAGTGAGGGGTCGGGAGCCGTTGGCACGACTGATAGCGGTGAATACCTCTACAGCGTGGCCGGACAATACGGAACCCTGCGCGTCAAAGCGAATGGTGACTACATCTATGAAGTCAACCAATCCAACTACTTCGTCGAGTCACTCAATACGAGCGACTCGCTGACCGATGCCTTCAACTACACGGTTACGGACGGCGCGGGATTTTCCGATACCGCCGTTCTGCGAGTCACCATCCAAGGCGCGGACGACGCGCTGACGGTGAGCAGTCTGCCCGAGCGTTTCGAGATGCTGGAGGATGTGCCCGCGTACCTGCCCCCGGCCTTCTCCATCACGGATGTCGACAGCCCGGATCAGAACATCACCGTTACATTCATCACCAGCGCCGGTTCGCTGTCAGCCACGAGCGGTGAAGGTGTGACGGTCACTGGCTCGGGCACCGGCACCCTGACACTCACTGGAGCGCTATCCAGCCTTGGTCCCTGGCTGCAAACACCCGAGCGGATCCTCTATAGCAGCGTGCTGGATGTCAACGGAACGGGCGCGGCCTCCATTGAATTCCTGACCAACGATGGCGGTGGTGATGTTTCACGCGGAACGATCCAGGTCGACATCACGGCGGTCAACGACGCACCGGACGGCGCTGACGCGCACCGCGTGACTCTGGAAGACACCCCTTACATCTTCAGTGCGGCTGATTTCGGCTTCACGGATACCCCTGACGAAGTCTCCGGTGGCAGTAGCGCTCATATCCTGCTCTCGGTCGTGCTCACGACCCTGCCCGCCAACGGCAAGCTTCAGCTCGATGGCGTGGATGTCGAGGCCGGAGACGAGATCAGTGTGTCGGACATCACCGCCGGCAAGCTCGCCTTCGTACCGACGACGGATGAGAACAACGCCAGCACGCCGGGCGATGACTACACCAGCTTCACATTCCAGGTCCGTGATGACGGTGGCGTCGACAATAGCGGAGTGGATCTCGATCCAACGCCAAACACCCTGACCCTGGCGGTCACACCGGTCAATGATGCCCCAGTCCTCACAAACGCGGTGGAAAGCCAACCAACGCTGACGACGATCGATGAGGATACGATCGACAGCCCCGGCCATCGTATCTCGGATCTGGTGCGTGCGGTCGATGGAACCAATCCCGCCGGTGTAACCGGCCAGAGCGTGGTCACAGATGTGGATTTCACCACTCAGGCGTCGGCCGACGACGAAGCCTGGGACCATGGCATCGCGATCTATGGGCTGACGAACGCCGGCCCTGCGCTCGGCCTGGGCGGTGTCTGGGAGTTCTCCACGGATGATGGGGCGAGCTGGATCCCGATCGACACAGGGCAAATCAATGGCGGTGACACAGCACTGCTATTGCGATCGAGTGACAAGATCCGCTTCGTGCCCGATGAGGATAATGCCACCGAAGCCGGCATCGATTATTACCTCTGGGATGGACTCGTTGCTGGAGTAGCCGATCAGCAGGGTACTTACGCTGATGTGGCGGTGCGCGGCGGTACGACCAATTACTCGACCGCCAGCGATAGCGCACGTATCACGATCACGCCGCTCAATGACGCGCCCATCCTCGATCTGAATGGCACGGCGGTTGGCACTGGCTACCAAGCGCTCTTCAAGCCGCGCGGCGTCGAGGTGGCCGTAGTTGCTTCCGACATGACCATAACCGATGTCGATCTACCCGATACCATCGTATCGGCCACGGTTGCACTCACGGCTGGTGCGTTGGACAACCTATTCGGTACCATTTACGAAACACTCAGCGCTCCGCTCGGCGCGTTCAATGCCCCATCCGGCGCGATACTGAACATCGTGGCCAACAGCGACAACACCGAGCTAACTATCAGCGGTACCGGCACTCAAGGCGATTACGTTGCCGCGCTCAAGACTGTTACCTACGACAACGCCAATCCCAGCCCCATCACCGGCGATCGTACGGTCACCATCAGCGTGACCGATGGCGCGCTTACTGAACCCGGCAACCCGCTTACCACAACCTCCATCACCACAGTGGCCGTTCCCTGGGTGCCGGTCATCGACCTCAATGGCAGTAGCGACACGTCCGAGAATCGCGACTTCAGCATTGGCTATACCGAAGGCTCGGCGGGTGTTCCGATCGCCAACCCCACGGCAACCATCACCGACCAGGACGGCAACCTCGACAGCGTAACCTTGACGCTCAACAATCCGCTCAACGGTGCGGCAGAGTATCTGTATCTCGATGCCAATCAGCTCGCCTTGCTGCCGTCCTATGGACTCCAGATAACGGGCAATGGAACACACGAGATCACCTTCTCTAGCCTTAGCGGCTCACCCGATCGCGATGCCACCACATTCCAACATTTTCTGCGTGGCGTGAAATACATCAACGAGGCCGCCGCGACCGACAGTAGTGGACTGCGCACGGTGACGGTCAGTGCCGTCGATGACGATGGCTATGACAGTGTCAATGCCACGACCACCATTACCCTGACTCAGGTCAATGACGTTCCCACGGGCGCGGATCAGACCATTGAGATCGCCGAAAATGCCATCTATACCTTCCAGACGGCCGACTTTGGATTCAGTGATGTCAACGACATCCCGCCCGATGATTTGGCTTTTGTCCAGATCACCCGTCTGCCGGATGCGGGAACAGGCAGTCTGACGCTCGATGGCGCGCCCGTGGCACTCGATCAATTCATCAGTGCTAGCGACATCGCGGCCGGTCGATTCGTCTTCAGTCCAATCGGCGACGCGATCGCTGCACCTAAAGCAAGCGGCTATGCAAGCTTTGCGTTCAGGGTTCAGGACGATGGTGGCACGGCCAATGGAGGCATTGATCTGGCACTGTCGGCCAACACCCTGACTTTCGATGTCTTGGCGGTCAATGATGCGTCGGTACTCGATGGAGAGGCTATCGCGCTGACAACCATGGATGAAAATGCGCTCGGTAACACCGGCCAGACGGTCTCGGACCTGCTCGGTGGTGCCAATGATGTCGATCCCGGTGCGCTCTCGGGCGTGGCTATTTATGATGCCTCGAATGCCGGCCCTGGCGGCGGCACCTGGCAATATCGTATCGACGGTGGTACTTGGACGGCTTTCCCGGTGGTTTCCGAAGGTGCAGCGCTATTGCTCAAAGCCACGGATGAAGTCCGCTTCCTGCCGGATGGCGACAACGGCACCACGGCCAGCTTCGACTACTATGCCTGGGATCAGTCGGCGGGCAGTGCCGGAACGACCGCTGACGTGAGCACGACGCGCGGTGGAACCAGTGCCTTCTCTCTGGATGGCGCCCGCGCGAGCATTGAGGTCACGGACGTCAATGACGCCCCGACCCTGGACCTGGATGACGACGGCTCCGGCACGGGCTTCACCGCCATCTTCCGTCCGCGTGGTGATGCGGTGGCCGTGGTCGATGACGATCTGGTCATCGCCGACGTCGACACCGGCGACACCCTGAGCGGCGCCACGCTCACCCTCGCCGGCATTCGGGATGCTGGCTTCGAAACCCTGTCGTCCAGCTTGGGCGAGAGCTACGCCGGCAGCCTGGGCACCTTGACGATCAGTGGCAACGGGACCGAGACACTGACGATCAGCGGCGCGGGCACGCACGCCGAGTACGCGACCCTGTTGCAGAGCGTGCGCTATCTCAACAGCAACCCCTCGGCGACGGCGGGAGACCGGCAGGTGACGATCAGCGTCACCGACAGCGCCGTCACCGAGCCGGGTCAGGCGCGCAGTGCCAGTGCCGTGACCACCATCCAGACCCCCTGGACGCCGGTGATCGACCTCAACGGCCCCGGTGGAGCGGGTCGCCACCACAGCGTCAGCTACACCGAAGGCCAGGGCGCACTCGCCATCGCCACCGCCGACAGCACCATCACCGACCAGGACGGCAACATCGCGCACCTGACCGTGACGCTGCGCGACGGCGCTCCCACGGGCGGCACCACCGAATCGCTCGGCATTGCTGCAAGCCTGATCAGCACCCTCGCCGGGCTTGGCATCACCACCACCCAGACCAACGCCTGGACGCTGGAGTTTGATGGCCCCAAGGACGTCAGCTACTACCAGCTGGCACTGCGCGGAGTGCGCTACACAAACACCTCCGAGGCCCCGGCGGGCACGGCCACCGTCACCGTCACCCCGACCGACGCCGGGACGGGCGCCCTGGTGGGCGTAGGGGCCACCACCACCATCAACTTCATCGGCGTCAACGACGCCCCCACGGGGAGCGTCACCCTCGACGGCACGCCAGCGGAGTTGCAGACACTGACGGCCAACACCAGCGCCCTGGGCGACCTCGATGGCCTCACCGGCGCCAGCTACGCCTATCAATGGCAGGTCAGCGCCAATGGCGGCACCAGCTGGAGCGACCTGTCCGGGGCCACCGGCGCCAGCCACGCGCTCGACGACACCCTCGGCGGCAGACAGGTACGGGTCCAGGTCAGCTACACCGACGATGCCGGCTTCACCAACACCGTGGCCAGCGCCGGGCAGGCGATCACCAACGTACGCGACAGCTTCCGCCTGACCGAGGGTCCAGACACCTACGATGGTCGCGCCAACCCCATCGCCCAGGTGATCGAGGCGCTCGGGGGCAACGACACCGTCCAGGGGGGTGCAGGCGATGACCGGCTCTATGGGCAGGACGGTGACGACAGCCTCAACGGCCAGTATGGCGACGACGTGCTCGACGGCGGGGCCGGCAACGACCGCCTCACGGGCGGACCGGGGACCGACACCGTACTCGGCGGCGACGGTGACGACTGGCTCGGCGGCGGCTTTGGCAACGACCGCCAGGAGGGCGGAGACGGCAACGACGTGTTTGCCGGCAACCCGTCTGGCGACGACGTGCTCGACGGCGGGGCCGGTGAGGACCGCGCCGACTACAGCGAATCGAGCGACGCGGTGCGAGTGGACCTGCGCCAGAGCGGCCCGCAGTGGATCAGCACCGCCAGCGGTACCGACACCCTGATCAGCATCGAGCAGCTGACCGGCAGCGCCTACGCCGACACCCTCACCGGCAACACGGCGGCCAACCGCCTGGCGGGTGGCGAGGGTGACGACACCCTCAGCGGCCAGGAAGGCGACGACTGGCTCGACGGCGGGGCCGGCAACGACCGCCTCACGGGCGGACCGGGGACCGACACCGTACTCGGCGGCGACGGTGACGACTGGCTCGGCGGCGGCTTTGGCAACGACCGCCAGGAGGGCGGTGCCGGCAACGACGTGTTTGCCGGCAACCCGTCTGGCGACGACGTGCTCGACGGCGGGGCCGGTGAGGACCGCGCCGACTACAGCGAATCGAGCGACGCGGTGCGAGTGGACCTGCGCCAGAGCGGCCCGCAGTGGATCAGCACCGCCAGCGGTACCGACACCCTGATCAGCATCGAGCAGCTGACCGGCAGCGCCTACGCCGACACCCTCACCGGCAACACGGCGGCCAACCGCCTGGCGGGTGGCGAGGGTGACGACACCCTCAGCGGCCAGGAAGGCGACGACTGGCTCGACGGCGGGGCCGGCAACGACCGCCTCACGGGCGGACCGGGGACCGACACCGTACTCGGCGGCGACGGTGACGACTGGCTCGGCGGCGGCTTTGGCAACGACCGCCAGGAGGGCGGAGACGGCAACGACGTGTTTGCCGGCAACCCGTCTGGCGACGACGTGCTCGACGGCGGGGCCGGTGAGGACCGCGCCGACTACAGCGAATCGAGCGACGCGGTGCGAGTGGACCTGCGCCAGAGCGGCCCGCAGTGGATCAGCACCTACAGCGGTACCGACACCCTGATCAGCATCGAGCAGCTGACCGGCAGCGCCTACGCCGACACCCTCACCGGCAACACGGCGGCCAACCGCCTGGCGGGTGGCGAGGGTGACGACACCCTCAGCGGCCAGGAAGGCGACGACTGGCTCGACGGCGGCGCCGGCAACGATTGGCTCGGCGGCGGCTCCGGCACCGATATCCTTACCGGCGGGACCGGTGTCGACACCTTCGTCTTCGACACCGTACCGACTATCAGCAACATCGATGTCATCACCGACTTCAACCATGCCGAGGATGTCATCGCCCTCTCCAGTGCCGTCTTCACCGCCTTCACCGGGCACGAGGGAGAACGGGTCGGCCAGAACGCCAACCTCTTCTACAACAACTTCAGCGGCACCCTCTACTACGATGCCGATGGCAGCCAACCCGGCAGCGCCGTGGCCTTCGCCATCTTAGGTCAGGACACCCACCCGGTGACCTTCGATACCGTCCTCATCATCGCTTGA